From the Anaeromyxobacter dehalogenans 2CP-1 genome, the window CTGGCGGTCGCCGAGGCGCTGGCCGCCCGCGGGATGGCGGTGCTCCTGGGGACGCGCGATGCGGCGGCCGGCGCCCACGCCGCCGCCGCGCTCTCGGCCCGCGGTCACGCCGCCCGCGCCCTCGCCATCGACCTGTCCCGTCCCGCCTCGGTGGACGCCGCCCTCGCGCAGCTCGCCGCCGACGCCGTCCACGTGGACGTGCTCGTGAACAACGCCGGCGTGTACCCGCAGGGCGGCGTGCTGAGCGCGCCGGAGGAGGCCTTCCGCGAGGCGATGGAGGTCCACCTCTTCGGCCCGCTCCGCCTGTGCCGCGCGCTCGTGCCGGCGATGCAGCGCGCCGGCTGGGGGCGCGTGGTGAACGTCTCGTCGGGCTCCGGATCGTTCGGCGAGGGGCTGGAGGGCCCGGCGCCGTACAGCATCTCCAAGGCGGCGCTCGACGCGCTCACGCTCAAGCTCTCCGGCGTGACCGGC encodes:
- a CDS encoding SDR family NAD(P)-dependent oxidoreductase; its protein translation is MTGSDRPPRRTALVTGANRGIGLAVAEALAARGMAVLLGTRDAAAGAHAAAALSARGHAARALAIDLSRPASVDAALAQLAADAVHVDVLVNNAGVYPQGGVLSAPEEAFREAMEVHLFGPLRLCRALVPAMQRAGWGRVVNVSSGSGSFGEGLEGPAPYSISKAALDALTLKLSGVTGPAVKVNAACPGWVRTRMGGEEAPRSVERGAEGIVWLATLPDDGPSGGFFRDGRLIPW